The region ACCTCATACTGTAAAATGCCACTGGCATGCTAATAGagtactgtatatatgatatGACCTCATTAACATATACACCTTTATTTAGCACAGATGGTTTACACGAGTTTATGTCTGTCCacttattttgacattttgtcaTGTAAGATCTCAGAATTGTGATTTTGGGGAAGACTGGAGCTGGAAAGAGCGCCACAGGAAACACCATCCTAGGAAAAACTGTGTTTACAGAAGATTTATCTTCTGAATCTGTGACTAAAGAATGCCAAAAACACGAGGAGACGGTAGACGGTAGAACCATCACAGTGATTGATACTCCAGGGCAGTTCGATACATCAATGACTGGAAAAGAGCTGAAGGATGAAATAGAGAAGTGTGTGTACATGTCTGTTCCTGGTCCTCATGCGTTCCTGCTGGTGATTAGACTGGATGTGAGATTCACAGAAGAAGAGAAGAACACAGTGAAATGGATTCAGCAGAACTTTTCACAAAAGGTGATGAATTACGCCGTGGTTCTGTTCACTCGAGGAGATCAGTTAAAAATATCAATTGAGGAGTTTTTGAATAAAAACAATCAGCTGAAAGAGCTAGTGCATCAGTGTAAAGGCGGATATCATGTTTTTAATAACACAGATGAAAATCCAGCACAGGTGACTCAACTGATAGAGAAGATCGACAGAATGGTGAAGGAGAATGGAGAAGACCATTACACAAATGAGATGTACGAGGAAGCACAGAGAAAGATTAAAGAAGAAGAGGAGAGGATAAGATAAGAAGAAATGAGAAATATGGAGGCAGTTCAGAAGTGCTTGAAGGAAGACAAACAGGAAAGGCTGACCCAGAAGATTAAAAATGTGCTCTTTACTAGGGGGTTACCATGATCTTCACTatagaatactgttccaaatggtcaGTAACTCCTTTAGAAGGATGTAGTAACACTCCGGTCATTACTAGGGGCTTACCACAATTTTCAAAGTAGTTATTAATAGAAACCTTTAACCCCAAAACACAGAAACAGCATTCTCATTTGTAATGGTTAAGAGAGATATCCAAAAGAACCATATATTTCTGTGAGGTAAGTTGGCTAGTAATGATATTCTAACAGGCAATGTAGTAATTTGGAGGGGTTATTTCTTTAAGTTCATTCCTGGTTATAGAGCACACGAGGGACACTGTCCTGCTTTTGTAAAGATGTACATTATTTTTGtcactaaataaaatataatcatttacatttagtcattccaGTGCTGGAATTGGTGACATCATAAAGACTTTGCCCCCActtcctgaagaaaaaaaaaatctgaaactaAATCACTGTAGTGACTGTTTAAATGGCATTTGTGGTAATGTTGTCTGATGAGTCCTTTTGGTCCAGTATAGAAATAATGTAAACTTCAGTGGTGGGATTCTGAACAA is a window of Myxocyprinus asiaticus isolate MX2 ecotype Aquarium Trade chromosome 8, UBuf_Myxa_2, whole genome shotgun sequence DNA encoding:
- the LOC127444732 gene encoding GTPase IMAP family member 9-like; its protein translation is METASLFYEMGTHYPDLRIVILGKTGAGKSATGNTILGKTVFTEDLSSESVTKECQKHEETVDGRTITVIDTPGQFDTSMTGKELKDEIEKCVYMSVPGPHAFLLVIRLDVRFTEEEKNTVKWIQQNFSQKVMNYAVVLFTRGDQLKISIEEFLNKNNQLKELVHQCKGGYHVFNNTDENPAQVTQLIEKIDRMVKENGEDHYTNEMYEEAQRKIKEEEERIR